Proteins encoded together in one Anopheles darlingi chromosome 3, idAnoDarlMG_H_01, whole genome shotgun sequence window:
- the LOC125957067 gene encoding putative ferric-chelate reductase 1 homolog isoform X2 has protein sequence MEYNPSVLKRLHATFMVVAWLFFNSLGTSLARYFQNTWTNKQYFGVSRWMFFHRAYMGCCWTLTCAAIIFIFIDLEEFKAHAHAIVGLITFALCFLQPILGMATPSQTKARTTIKLLHRVFGNLAYILAVTNMFLGVGLEEAKISNAMYGLLGGTLAIHILAHVMFNILEYLARERSSELSPNKDAPFSRWRKTTLMVQMIALYAFTIANVVFVWRG, from the exons ATGGAATATA ATCCTTCCGTATTAAAGCGACTGCACGCTACCTTCATGGTGGTCGCATGGCTTTTCTTCAATTCATTAGGCACATCACTAGCTAG ATATTTCCAAAATACATGGACCAACAAGCAGTACTTTGGAGTTTCGCGATGGATGTTT TTTCACCGTGCTTATATGGGCTGTTGCTGGACGCTAACATGTGCTGCAATTATTTTCATATTCATCGATCTTGAAGAATTCAAAGCACATGCGCACGCCATCGTTGGTTTAATTACCTTTGCACTGTGCTTTCTGCAGCCGATTCTAGGCATGGCAACTCCTTCGCAGACAAAGGCACGAACAACGATCAAATTACTGCATCGAGTTTTCGGAAACCTAGCGTACATCCTGGCCG TAACAAACATGTTTCTCGGTGTTGGACTGGAAGAAGCCAAGATATCAAACGCCATGTACGGATTGTTGGGAGGAACGTTGGCTATTCATATCCTCGCTCACGTGATGTTCAAT ATTCTCGAATATCTGGCTCGAGAAAGGAGCTCCGAGTTGAGCCCCAATAAGGATGCACCG TTTTCACGATGGAGAAAAACAACGCTGATGGTGCAGATGATAGCCCTGTACGCCTTCACGATAGCGAACGTGGTATTCGTGTGGCGAGGATAA
- the LOC125957067 gene encoding putative ferric-chelate reductase 1 homolog isoform X1, giving the protein MHLADPSVLKRLHATFMVVAWLFFNSLGTSLARYFQNTWTNKQYFGVSRWMFFHRAYMGCCWTLTCAAIIFIFIDLEEFKAHAHAIVGLITFALCFLQPILGMATPSQTKARTTIKLLHRVFGNLAYILAVTNMFLGVGLEEAKISNAMYGLLGGTLAIHILAHVMFNILEYLARERSSELSPNKDAPFSRWRKTTLMVQMIALYAFTIANVVFVWRG; this is encoded by the exons ATGCATCTTGCAGATCCTTCCGTATTAAAGCGACTGCACGCTACCTTCATGGTGGTCGCATGGCTTTTCTTCAATTCATTAGGCACATCACTAGCTAG ATATTTCCAAAATACATGGACCAACAAGCAGTACTTTGGAGTTTCGCGATGGATGTTT TTTCACCGTGCTTATATGGGCTGTTGCTGGACGCTAACATGTGCTGCAATTATTTTCATATTCATCGATCTTGAAGAATTCAAAGCACATGCGCACGCCATCGTTGGTTTAATTACCTTTGCACTGTGCTTTCTGCAGCCGATTCTAGGCATGGCAACTCCTTCGCAGACAAAGGCACGAACAACGATCAAATTACTGCATCGAGTTTTCGGAAACCTAGCGTACATCCTGGCCG TAACAAACATGTTTCTCGGTGTTGGACTGGAAGAAGCCAAGATATCAAACGCCATGTACGGATTGTTGGGAGGAACGTTGGCTATTCATATCCTCGCTCACGTGATGTTCAAT ATTCTCGAATATCTGGCTCGAGAAAGGAGCTCCGAGTTGAGCCCCAATAAGGATGCACCG TTTTCACGATGGAGAAAAACAACGCTGATGGTGCAGATGATAGCCCTGTACGCCTTCACGATAGCGAACGTGGTATTCGTGTGGCGAGGATAA
- the LOC125957045 gene encoding putative ferric-chelate reductase 1 homolog isoform X1, with protein sequence MLPLLCLALVLSTLHSSNALPNGAPTSVCDNMLPFHGGGIPALTTKTPFLITPQSSVIGSGQLLKIDIESFPANIVFKGYMIQARSADPPHNIVGRFENSDAAAIKLIDCEAAGDTATHTSTSPKQELTLEWTAPDNFVGDVIFNATIAQDYDKFWVGIPSEKVRVVASSSTVAPGQTTRRTPATTTTVPPYRPAQTSAPVASDPIYNGCGETKGCFGFPEGCVESGNCRAVTTITVLGNRYVFEMKAGHNRPAYVAVGLSNDAKMGDDSVIECVPEQGTVNAYASWTTVGPYGSTRLGVPQNIFSLVEKSHNDGTIYCKVERDAVSMVKGQKFDLVNEKFHLLLASGSSVESTNVNYHDIGRHVSGSPQSLAEVGPVQGSSKLLLRLHGAFMITAWIGTASLGILIARYFRQTWVGSQMCGKDQWFAWHRFLMVLTWALTVAGIVVIFVEIGGWSQVRNPHAILGIVTTVLCFLQPIGAFFRPHPGSSKRPIFNWLHWLGGNLAHVIAIVAIFFAVQLQKAELPDWMDFILVAFVAFHVLMHLLLSIFSWIQIGGCVSERRSSQRVTSFPMADMTPSRNSMSSSERKQDAAFSGFRKSMLFLYVLIVLGLVIALVVIVVLAPIETAYNNIKDQIMN encoded by the exons ATGCTTCCATTGCTATGCTTAGCACTTGTGCTGAGCACTTTGCATAGTTCGAATGCCCTCCCAAACGGGGCACCGACGTCAGTGTGTGACAATATGCTACCATTCCACGGAGGAGGAATCCCAGCGCTAACGACAAAGACACCATTCTTGATAACACCACAGTCGTCCGTGATCGGAAGTGGTCAGCTACTGAAAATAGACATCGAGTCCTTCCCGGCCAATATCGTGTTCAAGGGTTACATGATCCAGGCACGGTCCGCCGATCCGCCGCACAACATTGTTGGCCGATTCGAGAactcggatgctgctgctatcaagCTAATCGATTGCGAAGCGGCCGGAGATACGGCCACCCATACCTCCACCAGCCCGAAGCAAGAGCTGACGCTCGAGTGGACCGCACCGGACAACTTTGTGGGCGATGTGATCTTCAATGCGACCATTGCGCAGGACTATGACAAATTTTGGGTTGGCATTCCCTCGGAAAAGGTACGCGTTGTTGCCAGCTCTTCGACGGTAGCGCCTGGTCAAACAACGAGACGGACACCTGCGACCACTACGACCGTTCCTCCGTACCGGCCAGCACAAACATCCGCTCCGGTGGCTAGCGATCCGATCTACAACGGTTGCGGTGAGACCAAGGGTTGCTTCGGTTTTCCCGAAGGATGTGTTGAAAGCGGAAACTGCCGCGCGGTTACGACGATCACTGTGCTTGGAAACCGCTACGTGTTCGAGATGAAAGCGGGACACA ATCGCCCAGCATACGTGGCTGTAGGACTGTCGAATGATGCTAAAATGGGAGACGATTCCGTGATTGAATGTGTACCCGAGCAAGGCACAGTGAACGCGTACGCTTCCTGGACCACTGTCGGTCCATACGGTTCTACTCGTTTAGGAGTT CCTCAAAACATCTTCTCCTTGGTGGAAAAATCCCACAACGATGGAACTATCTACTGTAAGGTTGAACGTGATGCCGTTAGTATGGTCAAGGGGCAGAAGTTTGATCTCGTAAACGAAAAGTTCCACCTTCTGCTTGCATCCGGATCTTCGGTAGAAT CAACTAATGTAAACTATCACGATATCGGTCGCCACGTGTCGGGAAGTCCTCAGTCACTGGCAGAGGTAGGACCAGTGCAGGGTTCGTCGAAGCTTTTGCTGCGTTTGCACGGTGCCTTCATGATTACGGCATGGATCGGTACGGCCTCGCTAGGTATTCTGATTGCTCGCTATTTCCGTCAAACGTGGGTCGGTAGTCAAATGTGCGGCAAGGATCAGTGGTTTGCG tGGCATCGATTCCTGATGGTCCTCACATGGGCCCTTACCGTCGCTGGTATCGTGGTGATCTTCGTTGAGATTGGCGGCTGGTCACAAGTACGGAATCCGCACGCCATTCTCGGCATCGTTACAACGGTACTGTGCTTCCTGCAGCCGATCGGTGCGTTCTTCCGGCCACATCCGGGCTCTAGCAAGCGACCGATCTTCAACTGGTTGCACTGGTTGGGTGGCAACCTGGCGCACGTGATTGCCATTGTTGCTATCTTCTTCGCTGTGCAGCTACAGAAGGCCGAGCTACCCGATTGGATGGATTTCATTCTCGTTGCTTTCGTGGCGTTCCACGTGTTGATGCATTTGCTGTTATCC ATATTCTCATGGATACAGATTGGTGGCTGCGTTAGTGAGCGACGAAGTAGCCAACGTGTCACCTCCTTCCCGATGGCTGATATGACACCTTCCCGCAACTCCATGAGCTCTAGCGAACGCAAACAGGACGCTGCT TTCTCGGGCTTCCGCAAATCGATGCTGTTCTTGTACGTACTGATTGTCTTGGGGCTGGTGATTGCATTGGTCGTGATTGTCGTGCTCGCCCCGATCGAAACGGCATACAACAACATTAAGGATCAGATTATGAACTAA
- the LOC125957045 gene encoding putative ferric-chelate reductase 1 homolog isoform X2, with protein sequence MLPLLCLALVLSTLHSSNALPNGAPTSVCDNMLPFHGGGIPALTTKTPFLITPQSSVIGSGQLLKIDIESFPANIVFKGYMIQARSADPPHNIVGRFENSDAAAIKLIDCEAAGDTATHTSTSPKQELTLEWTAPDNFVGDVIFNATIAQDYDKFWVGIPSEKVRVVASSSTVAPGQTTRRTPATTTTVPPYRPAQTSAPVASDPIYNGCGETKGCFGFPEGCVESGNCRAVTTITVLGNRYVFEMKAGHNRPAYVAVGLSNDAKMGDDSVIECVPEQGTVNAYASWTTVGPYGSTRLGVPQNIFSLVEKSHNDGTIYCKVERDAVSMVKGQKFDLVNEKFHLLLASGSSVESTNVNYHDIGRHVSGSPQSLAEVGPVQGSSKLLLRLHGAFMITAWIGTASLGILIARYFRQTWVGSQMCGKDQWFAWHRFLMVLTWALTVAGIVVIFVEIGGWSQVRNPHAILGIVTTVLCFLQPIGAFFRPHPGSSKRPIFNWLHWLGGNLAHVIAIVAIFFAVQLQKAELPDWMDFILVAFVAFHVLMHLLLSIGGCVSERRSSQRVTSFPMADMTPSRNSMSSSERKQDAAFSGFRKSMLFLYVLIVLGLVIALVVIVVLAPIETAYNNIKDQIMN encoded by the exons ATGCTTCCATTGCTATGCTTAGCACTTGTGCTGAGCACTTTGCATAGTTCGAATGCCCTCCCAAACGGGGCACCGACGTCAGTGTGTGACAATATGCTACCATTCCACGGAGGAGGAATCCCAGCGCTAACGACAAAGACACCATTCTTGATAACACCACAGTCGTCCGTGATCGGAAGTGGTCAGCTACTGAAAATAGACATCGAGTCCTTCCCGGCCAATATCGTGTTCAAGGGTTACATGATCCAGGCACGGTCCGCCGATCCGCCGCACAACATTGTTGGCCGATTCGAGAactcggatgctgctgctatcaagCTAATCGATTGCGAAGCGGCCGGAGATACGGCCACCCATACCTCCACCAGCCCGAAGCAAGAGCTGACGCTCGAGTGGACCGCACCGGACAACTTTGTGGGCGATGTGATCTTCAATGCGACCATTGCGCAGGACTATGACAAATTTTGGGTTGGCATTCCCTCGGAAAAGGTACGCGTTGTTGCCAGCTCTTCGACGGTAGCGCCTGGTCAAACAACGAGACGGACACCTGCGACCACTACGACCGTTCCTCCGTACCGGCCAGCACAAACATCCGCTCCGGTGGCTAGCGATCCGATCTACAACGGTTGCGGTGAGACCAAGGGTTGCTTCGGTTTTCCCGAAGGATGTGTTGAAAGCGGAAACTGCCGCGCGGTTACGACGATCACTGTGCTTGGAAACCGCTACGTGTTCGAGATGAAAGCGGGACACA ATCGCCCAGCATACGTGGCTGTAGGACTGTCGAATGATGCTAAAATGGGAGACGATTCCGTGATTGAATGTGTACCCGAGCAAGGCACAGTGAACGCGTACGCTTCCTGGACCACTGTCGGTCCATACGGTTCTACTCGTTTAGGAGTT CCTCAAAACATCTTCTCCTTGGTGGAAAAATCCCACAACGATGGAACTATCTACTGTAAGGTTGAACGTGATGCCGTTAGTATGGTCAAGGGGCAGAAGTTTGATCTCGTAAACGAAAAGTTCCACCTTCTGCTTGCATCCGGATCTTCGGTAGAAT CAACTAATGTAAACTATCACGATATCGGTCGCCACGTGTCGGGAAGTCCTCAGTCACTGGCAGAGGTAGGACCAGTGCAGGGTTCGTCGAAGCTTTTGCTGCGTTTGCACGGTGCCTTCATGATTACGGCATGGATCGGTACGGCCTCGCTAGGTATTCTGATTGCTCGCTATTTCCGTCAAACGTGGGTCGGTAGTCAAATGTGCGGCAAGGATCAGTGGTTTGCG tGGCATCGATTCCTGATGGTCCTCACATGGGCCCTTACCGTCGCTGGTATCGTGGTGATCTTCGTTGAGATTGGCGGCTGGTCACAAGTACGGAATCCGCACGCCATTCTCGGCATCGTTACAACGGTACTGTGCTTCCTGCAGCCGATCGGTGCGTTCTTCCGGCCACATCCGGGCTCTAGCAAGCGACCGATCTTCAACTGGTTGCACTGGTTGGGTGGCAACCTGGCGCACGTGATTGCCATTGTTGCTATCTTCTTCGCTGTGCAGCTACAGAAGGCCGAGCTACCCGATTGGATGGATTTCATTCTCGTTGCTTTCGTGGCGTTCCACGTGTTGATGCATTTGCTGTTATCC ATTGGTGGCTGCGTTAGTGAGCGACGAAGTAGCCAACGTGTCACCTCCTTCCCGATGGCTGATATGACACCTTCCCGCAACTCCATGAGCTCTAGCGAACGCAAACAGGACGCTGCT TTCTCGGGCTTCCGCAAATCGATGCTGTTCTTGTACGTACTGATTGTCTTGGGGCTGGTGATTGCATTGGTCGTGATTGTCGTGCTCGCCCCGATCGAAACGGCATACAACAACATTAAGGATCAGATTATGAACTAA